A region of the Rhodospirillaceae bacterium genome:
TCAAGGCGAAGTCGTCGGTGCGGAAGTTCGCTTTCGGGCCAGTGACAATGGTCATTTCGTCATTCAAGCCAAAGTCAACGGCACGCCCCTTCGTTTCTTGGTCGATACAGGCGCCAGCGACGTAACCTTGAGCCCGGGTGATGCCCGGCGGTTAGGAATGGACCTAGAAAATTTAAAATTCAATCGGCGCTACGCGACAGCCAACGGCACGGTTTTTGGCGCCCCTGTTCGACTGGATGAAATTAGGATAGGTCCGATAGCGATCCGAAAAGTTCGGGCCTCTGTTAACGGAGCCGATATGGGGCGTTCGCTGCTCGGTATGAGTTTCTTGGAGCGCTTGGACGGTTTCAGTATCTCGAAAGATATATTGACGTTGCGAGCAAAAAATTAGCTTCGTAGATCGATCGCCAATCCGGTGTGAACCTGACCAGACTGAAATTCTTCGCTGTCCAAAACTTCCAGCAAAAACGGAATATTTGTTTTCGGACCCGAAATAGAAAACACCGCCAAGGCATCTCGCAGCCGCGTTATAGCTGTCTTTCGATCCTCTGCCCTGGCGATAACCTTGGCGATCATCGGATCATAAAAAGGTGTGACATCCATGCCCTCCGCGTAGCCAGTTTCCACGCGAATGCCTTCTCCTGCCGGTGGGCGGAAGGTTTCCAAGTGGCCCGGCGACGGGAAAAACTTTATCGGGTCTTCGGCGTACACGCGCGCCTGGACCGCATGGCCTTTGCTTTCAGGCTCAGTCTCAAAAATATCAGATAGTTTATCGCCGGCAGCGGAGCGAATTTGGGCAACAACCAGATCAACATCCGTGACCTCTTCCGTCACGCCATGTTCGACCTGTAGCCTGGTATTCATTTCCAGGAACGTGAAACTACCATCTTCACCGCGCAGCATTTCCACGGTACCAATATTATCGTAACCCATGGTTTGAACAGCTTTGCATATGGTTTCAGCCAAGGCGCTCAGGCTTTTCTCGTCCACCGCAGGGGCGGGTGATTCCTCAATGACCTTTTGATAGCGCCGCTGAACGGAGCAGTCTCTCTCGAACACGGTGCAAGCGTTGCCATGTTTGTCGGCAACGACTTGAAATTCAATATGACGGGGTCGTTCGAGGAGTTTTTCTAAATACACCCCATCGTTGGAAAATGTCCGTTCCGCAAGTGCCCGTGCACGCCCGACTGCCTTCACCAGCTTTTTGGGCTCTGTCACAGGTTGCATGCCGATTCCACCACCACCGCCTGTTGCTTTGATCAACAAAGGAAATCCAATGCGTTCGCCTTCCGCTATGATGGCCGCTTCGTCGTCCGGCAATAGCGGTGATGCCACCAGCATGGGCACCCCATATTCAGCCATGAGTTTGCGAGATTCAACTTTGTCGCCCATTTTTTCGAGCCAATCAGGAGACGGGCCAATAAAGGCAACGTCCCGATTTTCCAACGCACGAGCAAACCCAGCATTTTCCGACAGGAACCCATACCCCGGATGAACGGCATCCGCCCCGCTGTCTTCAATCGCCTTAAACAACGCGTCCTGGTTTAAGTACGATTCCTTGGCTGGGCCGGGACCAATCAGCAACGCTTCGTCGGCTTCCTTCAAATAGGGGGCAGCTGCATCGGCTTCTGAATACACAGCGGCTGACGGAATACCCAGTTTTTTTAAGGCTCGAATGATTCGCGCCGCGACGGCCCCTCGGTTGGCAATCAGAACTTTTTTAAACATTTTCAAGACCAGTATGGAGCAATGGGAAAAGATATGTATGATTGTCGTACTCATTCAGCCCAAATTTACAAGAGGTAACGAAGTCATGGCCGACGTCGACGTCAAAGTAGAAATCACCGGGTCCGTCTGGAAAATCGTCACCAAAGTCGGCGATCAAGTCGAAGAAGACGATGAAATCATGATCCTCGAATCCATGAAAATGGAAATTCCTGTGCTGGCACCTGAGGACGGAACGATCAAAGAAATTCTCGTTGCCGAAGAAGATTCCGTCGAAGAAAACCAAGTCGTTGCGATCCTAGAAGCCTAAGACTCCTCCACTCAAAATAAAAAATTTGCCTTTGTATGGGGAATTTCAATGCTTTAAATACACATTAAAACTTTGTATTATTAATTTAATTTACTTTTTTAAAATGGAGTATTATATTATTCCACATCACAACGATGGATAATTTGGGTCAAAACAAAGTTTCCGTTCAGAGAGATTGGAAAAATGCGGATATTAACGGCAAACAGACTTAGCGACGGGGCCGTGGTTTATTACCAAGGCAACAAAATTTGGTCTCATTGGATCGACAGCGCATTTGCGTTCGCGTCGGTTGAGGAGGCTGAGCGATGTCTGATGGACGCCACGGAGTCCGGTATTGATGTTGTCGGCACCTACGTCATCCCTGTGGAACAAGTAACGGGACGGCTCCATCCCCTGAGCATGCGAGAAAAATTGCGCGCTCAAGGACCAAGTATCCCTTCTAATTTTAAAGCCGCAGATAATCTTCAAAACGCGGCGTAAGGACACAAACCATGTACCGATATGATGAATTCGACCAGGAACTGGTCGATGCACGCGTTCAACAATTCCGGGGTCAGGTGGCCCGGCGGTTGACCGGCGAAACCTCTGAAGATGAATTCAGACCGCTCCGCCTCATGAACGGCCTCTATTTGCAATTGCACGCCTATATGCTGCGAGTTGCGATCCCGTATGGCACCTTTTCAGCCAAACAGATGCGGATGATGGCGCATGTGGCACGCACCTATGACCGGGGCTATGGCCACTTCACGACTCGCCAAAACATTCAATACAACTGGCCCAAGTTGGGCGACGTGCCGGACCTGTTGGCGGATTTAGCCTCTGTTGAAATGCACGCCATCCAAACCAGTGGCAATTGCATTCGCAACACCACGTCCGATCAATACGCCGGCGTCGCAGCGGATGAGATTGAGGACCCCCGGGTTTATTGCGAACTCATTCGCCAATGGTCCACCCTACACCCGGAACTCACCTTCCTGCCGCGCAAGTTCAAGATCGCCGTGACAGGGGCGAGCGATGACCGAGCCGCAGTAAAATTTCACGACATCGGCATTATGATGCACAAAAACGATGCGGGTGACGTAGGATTTGAGATCATGGTCGGCGGCGGCCTTGGCCGATCGCCTTATATCGCTGAAACCGTCCGCGAGTTTCTGCCCAAAGAACATCTTCTGAGTTATCTGGAAGCTGTTCTCAGAGTCTATAACCAACTTGGACGCCGGGACAACAAGTACAAAGCCCGGATCAAAATCTTGTTGGCGGAAACAGGCGTCGAAGAATTCACCCGCTTGGTGGAAGAAGAATGGGCTCAGATCAAGGATGGGGCGCTGACAGTGCCCGCAGAAGAAGTGGATCGGATCAACGCCTATTTCGCCCCCCCTGCCTACGAAAATTCGGAACATAATTCCGAATTGTTTGAAGCCAGAAAGAAGACTCACCCCGCGTTTGCCATGTGGGCGGATACCAATATCGCCGTTCATAAGCACCCGAGCTACGCCATCGTCAATCTGTCCTTAAAACCCATTGGCGGCGTGCCGGGTGATATCACGGCGAGCCAGATGGATACGGTCGCTGACTTGGCCGACACCTACAGCTTTGGCGAAATTCGCGCGACCCACGAACAGAACTTGGTGTTCGCCGACGTGAAGCAGGATGACCTTTATGACCTGTGGTTGAAACTTGATGAGATTGGCCTCGCCACGGCGAACCTTGGGTTGGTCACCGATATGATTACCTGCCCCGGGCTGGATTACTGCGCTTTGGCCAATGCCCGGTCTATTCCCGTCGCACAGGAAATCAGCGAGCGTTTTGCCAACCTGAATGAACAACATCACATCGGCGATTTGAAACTAAAAATTTCGGGCTGTATCAATGCCTGTGGCCATCACCATGCCGGTGCCATCGGGATTTTAGGCGTCGACCGTAAAGGTGAGGAACTTTATCAGATCACCCTTGGCGGCCATGCCGGTGTTGATGCCTCTATCGGCAAGGTCATCGGCCCTGCATTTTCGGCGGAAAATATCGTAGGTGCGGTCTCCGACATTGTTGAAACTTATGTCGAAATCCGTAGCGGCGACGAGCGGTTTATCGATACCTACCGACGAGTCGGTTCGCGTCCCTTCAAGGAGAAGCTTTATGGCACTCATTAAAGAAAAGGCCGTTGTCGAAGACACCTGGGTTCACGTTGATGACAGCGAAGACCTTAGCGACCAGGATTCTGTGATCGTCAGCCTTGATCGTTGGCGGGACGAGCAAAAAATGCTCGCTAAGCGGAACGCGCCCTTGGGCATCCGCCTCCAAAGTGATCAACCGCCTTCTGAAATTTCCGACGATCTCTCGCGTTTTGCCGTCATTGCCCTGGAATTTCCAGCCTTCACCGACGGTCGTGCGTATTCCTATGCGCGGTTGTTGCGGGAAAGGCTTGGCTATACCGGAGAAATTCGTGCTGTCGGCAATGTCCTTCGGGATCAATTGTCGCTTATGCAGCGCTGCGGATTCGATGCATTTGAAGTAAATAGCGCAGAAACAGCATCAAATTGGCTGGAAGCGTTTCAAGAAATCGATGTGGTCTATCAGCCGACAGGAGACAATCAAGAAAGTGTGATGTCTCGGCGGCAACAGGTGCACACAGGGCGTTAGCAGCTCTATTAGGGCGAATTTTACGTAAAATTAAGCCTCTCCACATACCTATTAGTACCTATATGATGCTATTTTATCTTTTCCCGAACAGTTGATTCGGTTAAAAAAATGCGCCATCTATATATTGCAGCGAACCAACGGCGAATATGGAGACGATTCGATGACCGATACGGTGGTTCTTCCAGCGGCTGATGCCGTGACGGAAGGCCAAGTTGACCCTTATCTGGACCTGGAAGCGGAGATTAAGCGTCTCCGCCAGGAAAAGAATGCGGTAATTTTGGCGCACTATTATCAGGATCCAGAAATTCAAGACATCGCCGACTTTGTGGGTGATTCGTTGGATTTGTCTCGCAAAGCTGCGAGCACAGATGCAGATGTCATTATTTTTTGCGGCGTCCGCTTTATGGCCGAGGTTGCCAAAATTCTCAATCCGTCCAAGCTTGTGCTGTTACCTGACGCCGAAGCCGGGTGTTCGCTGGAAGATTCCTGTCAGCCGGATGAGTTCCGCGCCTTCCGGGAAAAGCATCCTGACCACGTCGCCATTTCCTACATTAATTGCTCCGCCGACGTTAAAGCGCTGTCGGACATCATTTGCACCTCGTCCAATGCCGAAGCGATCATCCATTCCATACCCAAAGACCAGCCCATTTTATTCGCGCCGGACAAACACTTGGGTGCATACTTGGCCCGGAAATGCGGCCGAGAGATCACGCTTTGGCCCGGCACTTGCTTGGTTCATGATCAATTCTCCGAACGTGAATTGGTCAAACTAAAAACCCGCCACGCGGACGCTATGGTTGCTGCACACCCCGAATGCCCGGAAGCAATTCTCAAATACGCCGATCATGTGGGCTCGACCAAGGGAATTTTGGATTACGTCATCAATGATCCCCACGACACTTTCATCGTCGCGACCGAACAGCACATCATTCACCAGATGGAAAAGGGTGCGCCGGGTAAAACCTTTATCGCCGCCCCTGGTGCCGATGGCACGTGTAATTGCGCCAACTGCCCATTCATGGAAATGAATACCATGGAGAAGCTTTATCTGGCCCTGCTGAACGAAGCACCGCGGGTTGAATTGCCTGAAGACCTGCGCAAGAAGGCGCAAGAGCCCTTGAACAAAATGATGAAGCTTTCCCCGCCCCCCGTAAAGCAGGCCCAGGCCGCAGCGGAATAAGTCTCGCATGATCCTAGACTCTGAGGTCATCGAACACGCCATCGACGAGGCCATTCGCGAAGACGTTGGGCGCGGAGACCTAACTTCAATCGCCCTAATCCCAGAAGACGCCCAATACTCGGGTACGGTTCGCGCGCGCCAGGATATGGTAGTTGCCGGGCTAGGCATCGCCGAGCGAGTGTTTGAAAAGCTGGCACCGACGGCAAACGTCAAAATTCTGCTGGAAGATGGCGTACAAGTTAAGCCGGGTGCCGACCTCGCTAAAATCAACGGACCGGCGCGGGACCTTTTAACGGCAGAACGCACCGCGCTTAATTTTTTACAGCATCTTTCCGGTATCGCCACCCTGACCCGCACCTACGTGGATGAGATCACCGGCACGGGGGCTGTCTTGTTGGATACGCGGAAGACCATCCCGGGATTACGCCTTCTCGCCAAATACGCGACGTCTATGGGCGGTGCAAAAAACCACCGTCTGCGTTTGGATGATGGGGTGTTGATCAAGGATAATCATTTGAGCGTCGCCGGGGGCGTGGCTGAAGCCGTCACCCGTGCGCGGAAAGCCGGGCTTACGGATATCGAAGTCGAATGCGATACTCTCGATCAAGTGCGCCAATCGATTGAGGCCGGTGCAGATTCGGTGCTGCTCGACAACATGCCGCCGCCTGTTTTGGTCGAGGCCGTAGCTATTGTGGCGGGACGCATCAAGACCGAGGCTTCAGGCGGTGTGACCCTAAAAACCATCCGAGCCATTGCCGAAACGGGTGTCAATTATATTTCGGTCGGACGCATCACCCAATCCGCCCCAGCCATTGATATCGGGCTGGATTGGGACTCGGAGTAAAAACATGGTCCGGCTGATCCCCACCAAACAATGGCGGGACTTCAGCAAATGGTGCCGGTCGCGGAGACTCCGGGCGCTGCCTGCAAATGCCTGGACCCTATCTGCCTACATCCGCGCGTGTGAGCCGACGATGAAGCCCGAGGCCATTCACGAGGCTGTTGCGGCCATTGCACGGCATCACCTTTTGCGATGTGTTCGCTCGCCAGACCGCCACCCTATGGTCCAAGATACCTTGCAAGCATTGGAGAAAAATGCCGATCTAAAAGGAAGCCAATCTGCTTTGTTCGATGCTGAACAGTTTTTAGAGGCTGAACCGCCAAAGATTAAACGGCTGGCTCCTGAAAAGAAAAACAAACCCAGAAGGATACAAATGCGGGCTCAACCCAAGCTGGTTTCCCGACGGCCCACTTAGGCTTAAGATCACGCCTTCTATCTCAAGAACAATACGGTCAGTTTCATGTCCCGTCTGGACGATCAGTTGGAAAACTTTTTGGAAACCCTGAAGGGCAAAGGCGTCCTGCGCGATCTAAAACCCGGCAATCCAGATGGCGCTGCCCATGTTTGGCGAGACGGTCAAAAGCTAATAAATTTTTCTTCGAACAATTATTTAGGCCTCACCCAACATCCAAAGCTGATCGAACGCGCTGTTGCCTGGACAGAAAAGTGGGGCACGGGATCGGGTGCCTCTCGATTGGTCACTGGCACGTTTGAAGCCCACACGATGGTTGAAGAAAAGCTGGCGGGATTAAAAGGCACCGAAAGCGCGTTGATATTTAATTCAGGATTCCAGGCCAATGGCGCTGTCCTGCCCGCTTTGTTTGATAAAGAGATGCTGGGCCGCGACGCCATCGTCTTCACCGACCGCCTGATCCATGCATCCCTGCACCAAGGATGTCGCGCAGCAGGGGTTCATGAAATTCGGTTTCGGCATAATGATCTGCCGCATCTGGAAAGCCTGCTTGAAAAATACGATCAAGACGGCGGACGAAAATTTATCCTCACCGAGTCGGTTTTCAGCATGGATGGCGATCGCGCGGACCTCGAAGGGCTCTGTGATCTCGCTGACAAATTCGATGCGTTCCTCTACGTCGATGAAGCCCATGCGACGGGAGTGTTGGGGCCGCAAGGCATGGGGCTGTCGGGCGATGTGCTTGGGCGCGTTGATCTGGTGATGGGAACGTTTAGCAAAGCGCTCGGAAGTTTCGGCGGCTACGTCGCCTGTTCAGAGCGCTTAAAAGACTATCTGATCAACCGTGCCGGTGGGTTCATCTATTCGACGTCGTTGCCGCCAGGTGTGCTGGGGGCCATGGACGCAGCGCTTGATCTGGTGCCAGAGATGGACGCGGAAAGGTCCAAACTGCATCGCCATGCCGGGCGACTGAGAGACGCCCTCAGCGCCCACGGCCTCGACACCTGTAATTCATCGACACAAATTGTCCCGGCCGTGCTGGGAGGCGTGGCGGAAACTTTGAATGCTGCGAGCATCTTGGAAGATGCCGGCATCCTGGGCATTGCCATTCGCCCCCCGACCGTCGCCAAAGACACAGCGCGTATTCGTTTTGCCCTTTCCGCTGAGCACCGCGACGAAGATGTTGAGAAGTTATTGGCGATGATTCCCAACATCGCGGCCCTAAAAAAAAGAGGTGCCGCATGACAAAACGTGGAATTTTTGTAACCGGAACAGATACCGACATCGGCAAGACAATTGCCTCTGCTTGTTTGGTCCGAGCCCTTGATGCCGATTACTGGAAGCCTGTGCAGTCTGGTTTAACAGAAGGACGCGATTGCGATACGATTTCTGAGCTAACAGGCCTGGAGGAAAGCCGCATTCATCCCTCCACCTATGAGCTACAAGCCCCCTTATCACCACACGAAGCAGCACGCTTGGAAGGCCTGCGTTTGGACATGAACCAGTTCAAGCTTCCCACTACCGATAATAATCTGGTCGTGGAAGGTGCTGGCGGCGTGCTCGTGCCGATCAACGAAGGGGCGTTGATGATTGATCTGATCGACCAACTTGATCTGCCGGTAGTCGTGGTAGCGCGGAGTGGGCTTGGGACCATCAATCATACCCTTCTAACTTTGGAAGCACTTCGAGCCCGAAACTTAGAATTATTAGGTGTGATCGTCAGTGGTCCCGCCAACTCTGCCAATATCGAAGCCATTCGAACTTACGGCAAAATAAAAATCCTGCTTGAATTGGAACCCATTTCGCCGCTTGATTCAGCTGGAATAGATATAGCCGCCAAAAATTTAGAAAGTGAATTCTCTTGAGCGATCTCGAATACCCCGGCCACGACAAGCGCCACGTCTGGCATCCGTTCACCCAGGCGCAAACAGCACCCGACCCGATTGCCATTCGGGCGGGGCGGGGTGCAGTCCTGTATGCCGAAGACGGGCGCGAATTCCTTGATGTGATTTCGTCCTGGTGGGTCACCTTGCACGGCCATGGTCATCCAAAGATTGCCGAGGCTGTTGCTGAGCAGGCCAAGAAATTGGAACAGGTCATCTTTGCAGGCTTTACCCATCGCCCTGCATCCACACTCGCCCAACGTCTTACTGCCTTGCTGCCAGGAAATTTGAACCGAGTCTTCTTTTCTGACGATGGCTCCACTGCTGTCGAGGTCG
Encoded here:
- a CDS encoding TIGR02281 family clan AA aspartic protease; the encoded protein is MASSQHSKFWIWWLVGAVGLGALIVWLASLFPETLESDEAQMGLLHSVLVLALVSSGLAAHRKLRPGHVLRNAAIWLAIASVLFIGYSYRHDLGAVKDRVVGELLPHQGEVVGAEVRFRASDNGHFVIQAKVNGTPLRFLVDTGASDVTLSPGDARRLGMDLENLKFNRRYATANGTVFGAPVRLDEIRIGPIAIRKVRASVNGADMGRSLLGMSFLERLDGFSISKDILTLRAKN
- a CDS encoding ATP-grasp domain-containing protein produces the protein MFKKVLIANRGAVAARIIRALKKLGIPSAAVYSEADAAAPYLKEADEALLIGPGPAKESYLNQDALFKAIEDSGADAVHPGYGFLSENAGFARALENRDVAFIGPSPDWLEKMGDKVESRKLMAEYGVPMLVASPLLPDDEAAIIAEGERIGFPLLIKATGGGGGIGMQPVTEPKKLVKAVGRARALAERTFSNDGVYLEKLLERPRHIEFQVVADKHGNACTVFERDCSVQRRYQKVIEESPAPAVDEKSLSALAETICKAVQTMGYDNIGTVEMLRGEDGSFTFLEMNTRLQVEHGVTEEVTDVDLVVAQIRSAAGDKLSDIFETEPESKGHAVQARVYAEDPIKFFPSPGHLETFRPPAGEGIRVETGYAEGMDVTPFYDPMIAKVIARAEDRKTAITRLRDALAVFSISGPKTNIPFLLEVLDSEEFQSGQVHTGLAIDLRS
- a CDS encoding acetyl-CoA carboxylase biotin carboxyl carrier protein subunit, which produces MADVDVKVEITGSVWKIVTKVGDQVEEDDEIMILESMKMEIPVLAPEDGTIKEILVAEEDSVEENQVVAILEA
- a CDS encoding DUF2849 domain-containing protein, coding for MRILTANRLSDGAVVYYQGNKIWSHWIDSAFAFASVEEAERCLMDATESGIDVVGTYVIPVEQVTGRLHPLSMREKLRAQGPSIPSNFKAADNLQNAA
- a CDS encoding nitrite/sulfite reductase gives rise to the protein MYRYDEFDQELVDARVQQFRGQVARRLTGETSEDEFRPLRLMNGLYLQLHAYMLRVAIPYGTFSAKQMRMMAHVARTYDRGYGHFTTRQNIQYNWPKLGDVPDLLADLASVEMHAIQTSGNCIRNTTSDQYAGVAADEIEDPRVYCELIRQWSTLHPELTFLPRKFKIAVTGASDDRAAVKFHDIGIMMHKNDAGDVGFEIMVGGGLGRSPYIAETVREFLPKEHLLSYLEAVLRVYNQLGRRDNKYKARIKILLAETGVEEFTRLVEEEWAQIKDGALTVPAEEVDRINAYFAPPAYENSEHNSELFEARKKTHPAFAMWADTNIAVHKHPSYAIVNLSLKPIGGVPGDITASQMDTVADLADTYSFGEIRATHEQNLVFADVKQDDLYDLWLKLDEIGLATANLGLVTDMITCPGLDYCALANARSIPVAQEISERFANLNEQHHIGDLKLKISGCINACGHHHAGAIGILGVDRKGEELYQITLGGHAGVDASIGKVIGPAFSAENIVGAVSDIVETYVEIRSGDERFIDTYRRVGSRPFKEKLYGTH
- a CDS encoding DUF934 domain-containing protein, whose protein sequence is MALIKEKAVVEDTWVHVDDSEDLSDQDSVIVSLDRWRDEQKMLAKRNAPLGIRLQSDQPPSEISDDLSRFAVIALEFPAFTDGRAYSYARLLRERLGYTGEIRAVGNVLRDQLSLMQRCGFDAFEVNSAETASNWLEAFQEIDVVYQPTGDNQESVMSRRQQVHTGR
- the nadA gene encoding quinolinate synthase NadA: MTDTVVLPAADAVTEGQVDPYLDLEAEIKRLRQEKNAVILAHYYQDPEIQDIADFVGDSLDLSRKAASTDADVIIFCGVRFMAEVAKILNPSKLVLLPDAEAGCSLEDSCQPDEFRAFREKHPDHVAISYINCSADVKALSDIICTSSNAEAIIHSIPKDQPILFAPDKHLGAYLARKCGREITLWPGTCLVHDQFSERELVKLKTRHADAMVAAHPECPEAILKYADHVGSTKGILDYVINDPHDTFIVATEQHIIHQMEKGAPGKTFIAAPGADGTCNCANCPFMEMNTMEKLYLALLNEAPRVELPEDLRKKAQEPLNKMMKLSPPPVKQAQAAAE
- the nadC gene encoding carboxylating nicotinate-nucleotide diphosphorylase, which gives rise to MILDSEVIEHAIDEAIREDVGRGDLTSIALIPEDAQYSGTVRARQDMVVAGLGIAERVFEKLAPTANVKILLEDGVQVKPGADLAKINGPARDLLTAERTALNFLQHLSGIATLTRTYVDEITGTGAVLLDTRKTIPGLRLLAKYATSMGGAKNHRLRLDDGVLIKDNHLSVAGGVAEAVTRARKAGLTDIEVECDTLDQVRQSIEAGADSVLLDNMPPPVLVEAVAIVAGRIKTEASGGVTLKTIRAIAETGVNYISVGRITQSAPAIDIGLDWDSE
- the bioF gene encoding 8-amino-7-oxononanoate synthase → MSRLDDQLENFLETLKGKGVLRDLKPGNPDGAAHVWRDGQKLINFSSNNYLGLTQHPKLIERAVAWTEKWGTGSGASRLVTGTFEAHTMVEEKLAGLKGTESALIFNSGFQANGAVLPALFDKEMLGRDAIVFTDRLIHASLHQGCRAAGVHEIRFRHNDLPHLESLLEKYDQDGGRKFILTESVFSMDGDRADLEGLCDLADKFDAFLYVDEAHATGVLGPQGMGLSGDVLGRVDLVMGTFSKALGSFGGYVACSERLKDYLINRAGGFIYSTSLPPGVLGAMDAALDLVPEMDAERSKLHRHAGRLRDALSAHGLDTCNSSTQIVPAVLGGVAETLNAASILEDAGILGIAIRPPTVAKDTARIRFALSAEHRDEDVEKLLAMIPNIAALKKRGAA
- the bioD gene encoding dethiobiotin synthase, which codes for MTKRGIFVTGTDTDIGKTIASACLVRALDADYWKPVQSGLTEGRDCDTISELTGLEESRIHPSTYELQAPLSPHEAARLEGLRLDMNQFKLPTTDNNLVVEGAGGVLVPINEGALMIDLIDQLDLPVVVVARSGLGTINHTLLTLEALRARNLELLGVIVSGPANSANIEAIRTYGKIKILLELEPISPLDSAGIDIAAKNLESEFS